TGGACATCGCCTTACTCGGACCACTCGGCGCTCGGATCGGGCAGGCGTCAGTCGTCCCGAGCGCCGCGAAACCACGCAAGGTCCTGGCGCTGCTCGGGCTCGACTGCGGGCGCCCGGTGAGTGTTTCGATACTGGTGGACGAGCTGTGGGGGGACCGGCCGCCGCGTTCGGCCGAGGCCACGCTCCACACGTATGTGAAACAGCTCCGCCGGCTCATCGCACAGGCTCTCGAACCGGACGCGCCCCGAAGGGGCGCGGGGAACTGCGCGACCAGCCACGACGGGCCGGCAGACAAACGACAGCCCATCGCGGCACGTCCCGCAGAGCGCCTGGGCCCTCGGGACCTGCTGCGGCGCGTCCCGGGGGGCTATCTGCTCGATGTCCCCGCCGAGTCGACGGACGCCGCCCGCTTCGAACACCTCGCCACGGCGGGGCGGCAGGCGATCGAGAAGGGCGTGGACGACGAGGGCTGTGCGCTGCTGATGCGGGCGCTCAGGCTGTGGCGGGGCCCCGTACTCGCCGACGTGGAGCCGGGGTTCGTGCTGCGGGCGGAGGCCTTGCGGCTGGAGGAGCTGCGGATGGCGGCCCTGGAGGAGCGCTTCGACGCGGAGCTGCGGCTCGGTCGGCACCGGGTCGTGCTCGGTGAACTCGCCTCGCTCGCCTCCCGGTTCCCGCTGCACGAGGCCCTGCACGCGCAGCTGATCCTCGCCCTGCACCGCAGCGGCCGCTCCTGGCAGGCCCTGGAGACGTTCCGCGCGCTGCGCCGCACCCTCGCCGACGAGCTGGGCCTCGAACCGTCGTCCCGGCTGCGGGAGTTGCACGAGGCCGTGCTGCGCGGGGATCCGGCGCTGGACAGCGAGGGGACCTGGTTGCCGCGACCATTGGCGGCCCGGTGACGGAGTACCTGTCGCGTCCACCGCGTCCCGGCGCGGCCGGCCGGCTGCTGTGCTTCCCGTACGCGGGCGGGGGCGCCTCCGCCTACGTCCGCTGGGAGCGGGGGCTGGCCCGGCGGGGCGCCGCGGTGGACGTCCTGCCGGTACGGCTGCCCGGCCGCGAGGGCCGGATCGCCGAACCCCGCCACAGCGAACTGGCCCCGCTCATCGTCGAGTTGGACGCGGAGCTCAGCCCCGTGCTGGACGCGGACGGGCCGCCGGTGCTGCTGTACGGGCACAGCATGGGCGCGCTGCTCGCGTACGAGGTCGTACGGCGTCGTCAGTCGCGCGGTGCCCGGCTGCCGAGTGCCGCGCTGCTCGCCGCGTACCGCGCCCCGCACCTGCCCCCGCCGCGCATCGGCGGCCCGGACGCGTCCGACGAGGAGCTGACCCGGGAACTGGCCGCGCTGGGCGGGCTGCCGCCGGTGCTGCTCGGGCATCCGGAGTGGCTGCTGGCGCTGCTGCCGATAGTGCGGGACGACCTCCGGCTGTGCGCCGACGCGGAGGGGACGGCCGATCGGGTGGACGTCCCGCTGCATCTGTTCGCCGGGGAGACGGACGAGTTGGTGCCGCGTGGGGAGGTCCGGGAGTGGCGGATGTGCGCGGCCCGCGGCTGGGAGCTGTGGACGGTGCCGGGCGGTCACTTCTTCCTCCGCACGCACGAGCCCGCGCTGCTCGACGTGGTGGCGGCGGTGGTACGCCGGTACCTCACGCCGCCGCATCCCGCACCGGCTGAGCCACCGCATCCCGTACGCCGGCCGGAG
This genomic window from Streptomyces sp. DG2A-72 contains:
- a CDS encoding AfsR/SARP family transcriptional regulator yields the protein MDIALLGPLGARIGQASVVPSAAKPRKVLALLGLDCGRPVSVSILVDELWGDRPPRSAEATLHTYVKQLRRLIAQALEPDAPRRGAGNCATSHDGPADKRQPIAARPAERLGPRDLLRRVPGGYLLDVPAESTDAARFEHLATAGRQAIEKGVDDEGCALLMRALRLWRGPVLADVEPGFVLRAEALRLEELRMAALEERFDAELRLGRHRVVLGELASLASRFPLHEALHAQLILALHRSGRSWQALETFRALRRTLADELGLEPSSRLRELHEAVLRGDPALDSEGTWLPRPLAAR
- a CDS encoding thioesterase II family protein; amino-acid sequence: MTEYLSRPPRPGAAGRLLCFPYAGGGASAYVRWERGLARRGAAVDVLPVRLPGREGRIAEPRHSELAPLIVELDAELSPVLDADGPPVLLYGHSMGALLAYEVVRRRQSRGARLPSAALLAAYRAPHLPPPRIGGPDASDEELTRELAALGGLPPVLLGHPEWLLALLPIVRDDLRLCADAEGTADRVDVPLHLFAGETDELVPRGEVREWRMCAARGWELWTVPGGHFFLRTHEPALLDVVAAVVRRYLTPPHPAPAEPPHPVRRPEPDPAASAPEGP